The window GAAATCAACGAGGTTGACGACCTTGCCGTTATAGACCTTGCCGACTTCCGGTTCCTCGACGATGCCCTTGATCCAGTTGATCGCGGCTTCGATCTGGCTGTGGTCGGACGAGGACACCTTGATCACGCCTTCGTCGTCGATGTCGACCTTGGCGCCGGTGGTGGCCACGATTTCGCGGATCACCTTGCCGCCCGTGCCGATCACGTCGCGGATCTTGGACTTGTCGATCGTGATCGTTTCGATCCGCGGCGCGTGCGCCGACAATTCGCTGCGCACTTCGCCCAGCGCCTTGTTCATCTCGCCCAGGATGTGCGCGCGGCCGTCCTTGGCCTGAGCCAGCGCAGCTTCAAAGATTTCGCGGGTGATACCGGCGATCTTGATGTCCATCTGCATCGTGGTGATGCCTTCGGACGTGCCGGCGACCTTGAAGTCCATGTCGCCCAGGTGATCTTCGTCACCCAGGATGTCGGACAGGATGGCGAACTTGTCGCCTTCCAGGATCAGGCCCATGGCGATGCCCGACACCGGCCGCTTGATCGGCACGCCGGCATCCATCATCGCCAGCGATCCGCCGCACACCGACGCCATCGAGGACGAGCCGTTGCTCTCCGTAATGTCGCTGGTCAGGCGGATGGTATAGGGGAACTCTTCCTTGGTCGGCAGCACGGGGTGCAGCGCGCGCCAGGCGAGCTTGCCATGGCCGACTTCGCGGCGGCCCGGCGCACCGAAGCGGCCCACTTCACCGACCGAATAGGGCGGGAAGTTATAGTGCAGCATGAAATGCTGGTAGCTGAGGCCGTTCAGGCCGTCGATCATCTGTTCCGCATCCTTGGTGCCAAGGGTGCAGGTGGCGATCGTCTGCGTCTCGCCGCGCGTGAACAGCGCAGAGCCGTGCGCACGGGGCAGGAAATGCGTTTCGGCGACGATCGGGCGGATCTGGGTCGTGGTACGACCGTCGATGCGCTGACCGGTGTTCAGGATCGCGCCGCGGACGATTTCCGCTTCCAGCTTCTTGGTCAGCTTGATGCCGGCCATCACCGCCTGCGGATCCAGGCCGTCCTCGACGAACTGCGCCTTGGCCTTGGCCCGTGCCTCGTTCAGGGCGTTGGAACGCGCCGACTTGTCGGTGAGCTTGTAGGCGGCAGCGATATCGTCGCCGATCAGCCCCTTCAGCTTGGCCTTGATCGCGGCGTTGTCATCCGACGACGCCATTTCCCACGGCTCCTTGGCGGCCTGTTCAGCCAGCTTGATGATCGCCTTGATCACCTCGCGGCAGGCATCGTGCGCGAACAGCACGGCGCCCAGCATGACCTCTTCCGACAGCTCCTTGGCTTCGGATTCGACCATCATCACCGCGTCGTAGGTGGCAGCGACGACCAGATCCAGCTCGCCCTCGGCAACCTGTTCGTCGGTCGGATTCAGGATGTATTCGCCGTTGA of the Sphingomonas sp. BGYR3 genome contains:
- the pnp gene encoding polyribonucleotide nucleotidyltransferase, with product MFDKKTVSIEWGGKTLTLETGKVARQADGAIMATLGETVVLCAVTAAKSVKDGQDFFPLTVHYQEKYSAAGRIPGGFFKRERGATEKETLVSRLIDRPIRPLFPEGFYNEINAIAQVLSYDGENEPDILAMVAASAALTISGVPFMGPIGAARVGYLNGEYILNPTDEQVAEGELDLVVAATYDAVMMVESEAKELSEEVMLGAVLFAHDACREVIKAIIKLAEQAAKEPWEMASSDDNAAIKAKLKGLIGDDIAAAYKLTDKSARSNALNEARAKAKAQFVEDGLDPQAVMAGIKLTKKLEAEIVRGAILNTGQRIDGRTTTQIRPIVAETHFLPRAHGSALFTRGETQTIATCTLGTKDAEQMIDGLNGLSYQHFMLHYNFPPYSVGEVGRFGAPGRREVGHGKLAWRALHPVLPTKEEFPYTIRLTSDITESNGSSSMASVCGGSLAMMDAGVPIKRPVSGIAMGLILEGDKFAILSDILGDEDHLGDMDFKVAGTSEGITTMQMDIKIAGITREIFEAALAQAKDGRAHILGEMNKALGEVRSELSAHAPRIETITIDKSKIRDVIGTGGKVIREIVATTGAKVDIDDEGVIKVSSSDHSQIEAAINWIKGIVEEPEVGKVYNGKVVNLVDFGAFVNFMGGKDGLVHVSEIKNERVEKVADVLSEGQEVKVKVLEIDQRGKVRLSMRVVDQETGAELEDTRPAREPRERGERSDRGPRREGGGGDRGGRGERDRGPRRDRGDRGPRPERAEKEDGGDIGLPSFITEE